A region from the Pseudomonas sp. KU26590 genome encodes:
- a CDS encoding RDD family protein, whose amino-acid sequence MTSANNDAQVLRPQGDFPTVGLGRRMAAISYDALLCVALMMVTTFIYKLVWMGFVGEARLRQLSESGALDADPLLSSILLITLFGFFATFWTRAGQTLGMQVWGIRVQNADGTAISLWQALLRFVVAIASWLCAGLGFFWSLFDKHQRCWHDLYSETQLVRVPRRR is encoded by the coding sequence ATGACCTCAGCCAATAATGACGCGCAGGTGTTACGCCCCCAGGGCGACTTTCCCACCGTGGGACTGGGCCGGCGCATGGCTGCGATCAGCTACGACGCGCTGCTGTGCGTGGCGCTGATGATGGTCACCACCTTTATCTACAAACTGGTCTGGATGGGGTTTGTCGGCGAAGCCAGGCTGCGCCAGCTCTCCGAATCCGGCGCGCTCGACGCCGACCCGCTGCTGTCCTCGATTCTGCTGATCACGCTGTTCGGCTTTTTCGCCACATTCTGGACCCGCGCGGGCCAGACGCTGGGCATGCAAGTCTGGGGGATACGCGTGCAGAACGCCGATGGAACCGCCATCAGCCTGTGGCAAGCGCTGCTGCGCTTCGTCGTCGCCATCGCATCGTGGCTGTGTGCGGGGCTGGGTTTCTTCTGGAGCCTGTTCGACAAGCACCAACGCTGCTGGCATGACCTGTATTCGGAGACGCAACTGGTGCGGGTGCCCAGAAGGAGGTAA
- a CDS encoding cold-shock protein, whose amino-acid sequence MSTRQSGTVKWFNDEKGFGFITPESGPDLFVHFRAIQGNGFKSLKEGQKVTFVAVQGQKGMQADEVQAEA is encoded by the coding sequence ATGTCTACACGTCAGAGCGGCACCGTTAAGTGGTTTAACGATGAAAAAGGTTTTGGTTTTATCACGCCCGAAAGCGGTCCGGATCTGTTCGTCCATTTCCGCGCTATCCAAGGCAACGGCTTCAAAAGCCTGAAAGAAGGCCAGAAAGTGACGTTCGTCGCGGTGCAAGGCCAAAAAGGCATGCAGGCTGACGAAGTACAAGCTGAAGCCTGA